CCCGATGCCGCCTCGCACGCACGAGCAATCTCCTCCGCAGTGCGAAACATCGGCACCATCACAAAGTCGGCACCCGCCGAGATAACCGCGTCGACCTCGTCGGCGGTTCGCTCCCATGGCGCGTTGATCCGCACCAGCAGCCGGCCGGCGGGAACAACCGCCCGTACACGCGACACGTCCTCGAGCTGCGAGTCCGACAGGTGCATGCCAAGCCCGCGCTGGCGGTCGGCCTTGCCGCGCGTCTCGAGATCGACAAAGACGCGGTCCACGCCGCTCTGGATGGCGCACCCCGCGAGTGCTGGATCGCTCGTGACCATGAGCAGCACCAGACTCACGCCGCAGCCCCGGCCGCCTCGATCGACTCGAACTCGTCCCGCGTCAGCGGCTCGATGACCCTGCAGTTCTCGCCCGCCTGTGCGGCGGACTTGGTCCCCAGGATGGCGCACGAGCCCGGCAATGCGTCCAGCAACCACCGGGTGGCGACCTGTCCGATGGTCGCGTCTCGCTCGCGGGCGATGCCCCGCATCGCCTCGACCCGCGCGAGTGCCTCGCCCAGCATCGGCTCGCGGAAGAGCACGCTCCGCTGGCGGACGTCGGCGCCCGCGAAGCGATCGTCGGCTGCGTATCGCCCCGTGAGCAGCCCCTGACCGAGCACGTTGTAGCACAGGGGCGTCATGCCGTGCCGATCCCGCGCCGCGCCGAGCAACTCGAACGACGCTCGCTGGATCATGCTGGCAGGCAGTTGCAAGCTCACCAGATCCACCGCGCCCAGAGCTTCCCGGACCTCGTCGCCGGTGAAGTTGCACACGCCGACGGATCGCACCTTACCCTGCTCCCGACACCGGGCGAGCGCCACGACCGCATCGGCTACCGGCGTGTTCCCGTCGGGCCAGTGCACCTGCACCACGTCGAGCACGTCTCGCCGCAACCGCCGAAGGCTGCCCTCGATCGATCGCTCGATGGCCTCCGGTCGGATGTCGCGCCACGTGCGACGCTCGTCGTCCCAGCACAGCCCGACCTTCGTCGCCACGACGACGCCCTCGCCGGCGGGGATGGCCTCGCCCACGATCGACTCGGCACGACCCAGCCCATACACGTTCGCGACGTCGACGAACGTCACGCCAGCATCGACCGCCGCTCGCAACGCCGCGACGGCCTGGTCCCACTCGACCGGCCCGTAGTCATGCCCCGCGATGCCCGCACATCCAAAGCCGATGCGTGAGATCATCGGCCCGTCGCGACCGAGCCTTACGGACTCCAAGCCGCGGCTCCGCGCCTTCGGTGCCGCCCGCGACCCACGAGCGCCACGGCCGTGCCCGCCATGATCTTCAGGTCGCCCCGCGTCGATTGCGAGTGCACGTACGCCGCGCGGAGCCGGGCCTTGTGCGGCACCACCGTCGACCGGTATACGGCTTCCGGGTCGGGCCCCGCGAGCACGTCGTCCAGGTCGAAGAACGCGATCGACGCGTAGTCGGTCAGGCCGGGCCGCATGCCCGTCGGCTGGGCCTCGAGCGCCGACCCGGGCAACTCGGGGCGCGGCCCCACCAGGCTCATGTCGCCGAAGAGCACGTTGACCAACTGGGGCAGCTCGTCGAGCTTGTGCCGCCGCAGCGTCCGGCCGACGCGCGTGATGCGGTCGTGGTACACGCCGCGATCGCTCTCCTCCACGCGCATGCTGCGGAACTTGAGCATCGTGAACTCGCGGCCATCGCGACCGACGCGGCGAGAGCGATACAGCGCCGGGCCGGGCGAATCGAGCCGTACGAGCACCGCGATCAGCAGCAGCGCCGGGCCGAGCACGACCAGCGCGATCGCCGACACTACCGCGTCCATGCCGCGCTTGAAGGCGCGCCGCAGGCCGAGCCGCGCGATGCCGAGCCTAGTTCGCATCGGCCACCCCGCTCGCCGCCGGATGGCACTCGACCATCGCCATTGCTCGGACCAGGCATTCGCCCACCCCGTCGACGCCCGTCGACGCCGCGTCCTCGAGCATCGCGATCGCGCTCTCGACCAGTTCGGCATCCACGATCGGACCCTCGGCCCGCCTGATGCCCGGCACGCCCGTCGCCACCGGATGCTCGTGCGACTCGAAAAGACGCTCGTCCAGTTGCTCTCCGGGGCGCAGGCCGACGAACTCGACGGCGTCCGCCGCGTCTCGGCCGGCCAGTTCCGCCATGCGGCGGGCGATGCGCTCGATCGAGACGGGCTGGCCCATGTTCAGCACGAACACCTCGCCGCCGGCGCCCAGCGACGCCGCGCGAGCGACGAGGGCTGCGGCCTCGGCCAGCGTCATGAAGTACCGCTCGGCCCGGGAATCGGTGACCGTGAGCCGCTCGCCGAGCTCGAGCTGGCGGGCGAAGACCTCGAACACGTTGCCCGACGACTCGATGACGTTGCCGAACCGCACCGACGAGAAGCGGCAGCCCGCGTCCACCGGCCGCGTCCGCAGGTACAACTCGGCCAGCTTCTTGCTCGCCCCCATCACGCCCGCCGGCGACACGGCCTTGTCGGTCGAGACCATCACCAGCCGCTCGCTGCCCCAACGGTCGGCCGCCTCGGCCACGCACCGGGTGCCGAGGACGTTCGACCGGACCGCTTGCCGCGGGTGGACCTCGAGCATCGGCACGTGCTTGTACGCCGCGGCGTGCAGCACGACCTGAGGGCGGAATCGCTCGAACACGTGGTCGACGAACGGCTCGTCGCCGACGTCGCCCAGGCAGATCTCTCGCGGCACGGACGTGCTGGCAAGGTCGAGGTCGAGCCGGAACTGGCCTGCCTCGCTCGCGTCGACCAGCACCAGCCGCTCGATCCGGCCGCCGGCCAAGCGCCGGGCCAACTGCCCACCAATGCTGCCGGCACTGCCGGTCACCAGCACGGTCCGCCCCGCGAGCGCATCGAACGCGTCGCCGATCGCCTCGATGCCATCAGCACCGAGACCGCGCCACCGCAGCACTTCGGTGCCGATTCGGTCGATGATCGGGTACGGGCCAGGGGACATGCACGCTCTCTCGGGCCCGGC
This Phycisphaerales bacterium DNA region includes the following protein-coding sequences:
- a CDS encoding aldo/keto reductase, whose product is MESVRLGRDGPMISRIGFGCAGIAGHDYGPVEWDQAVAALRAAVDAGVTFVDVANVYGLGRAESIVGEAIPAGEGVVVATKVGLCWDDERRTWRDIRPEAIERSIEGSLRRLRRDVLDVVQVHWPDGNTPVADAVVALARCREQGKVRSVGVCNFTGDEVREALGAVDLVSLQLPASMIQRASFELLGAARDRHGMTPLCYNVLGQGLLTGRYAADDRFAGADVRQRSVLFREPMLGEALARVEAMRGIARERDATIGQVATRWLLDALPGSCAILGTKSAAQAGENCRVIEPLTRDEFESIEAAGAAA
- a CDS encoding sugar transferase gives rise to the protein MRTRLGIARLGLRRAFKRGMDAVVSAIALVVLGPALLLIAVLVRLDSPGPALYRSRRVGRDGREFTMLKFRSMRVEESDRGVYHDRITRVGRTLRRHKLDELPQLVNVLFGDMSLVGPRPELPGSALEAQPTGMRPGLTDYASIAFFDLDDVLAGPDPEAVYRSTVVPHKARLRAAYVHSQSTRGDLKIMAGTAVALVGRGRHRRRGAAAWSP
- a CDS encoding polysaccharide biosynthesis protein — protein: MSPGPYPIIDRIGTEVLRWRGLGADGIEAIGDAFDALAGRTVLVTGSAGSIGGQLARRLAGGRIERLVLVDASEAGQFRLDLDLASTSVPREICLGDVGDEPFVDHVFERFRPQVVLHAAAYKHVPMLEVHPRQAVRSNVLGTRCVAEAADRWGSERLVMVSTDKAVSPAGVMGASKKLAELYLRTRPVDAGCRFSSVRFGNVIESSGNVFEVFARQLELGERLTVTDSRAERYFMTLAEAAALVARAASLGAGGEVFVLNMGQPVSIERIARRMAELAGRDAADAVEFVGLRPGEQLDERLFESHEHPVATGVPGIRRAEGPIVDAELVESAIAMLEDAASTGVDGVGECLVRAMAMVECHPAASGVADAN